In Gossypium hirsutum isolate 1008001.06 chromosome D01, Gossypium_hirsutum_v2.1, whole genome shotgun sequence, the genomic window CCTGTTTCAAACTCTGTCATCACGGGTTCCTGTTCATTTGTAGCCATTGGTCATCTTATTTTGTGCCTTGTATCATGGTAAAAGTACCGTGGAGATGGAAGCCCCTGTACCAGaaatcagattgcattttgccccttttACTCAAAACATGGGCAAATTAATCTTGATACATTTGATCAAAGAACAAACTGGTCCCttagtacaagggcctccatggGACTTTTATTCTCACATCATTCATTGGTGGCTTTTTAcattgtttgaattgaatttcTGTTGCAGTTGACACCGAAAATGAAAGCGAAACTGTTGAACCAAAGGGCGGTAAAGAGGCAATCAACATCAAGGAAGTTAAACGCGTGGATCATATTCTTGCTTCCTTGCAGCGAAAGGTAACCTACATAATGTAAAACCTTTGCCTATGTTCTTATTTCAATCTTAATTTTTACGATGGTATAAGATCCGTAATACTAGGGACCGACATTTTTCATTTCGGATTTTATTGCTTTGTTGTCCACTTGTCTGTTTGTATAGAATCTATTTTGTTCATGATTTTAAAAACCTGCATTACAATTTGCAGTTACCACCTGCGCCTCTGCCACCCCCGTTTCCCGATGGCTTTGTTCCACCTTCAACAGCAGAAGCAGAGAAAGATCCCGAAAACCAGCAAACAGCAGAGCCGCAACCTTCTGCTGTTGATCCCATCATTGATCAAGGTCCAGCTAAGAGAATGAAATTTTGAGGCCATTGTTTTCCTCCCATTTCAATGGAGCATTTACAACTTATTAGCTAACCGAAAAATCTTGGTTCAGTTTATTCAGTTTTGACAATAAATTTGGTTCGGTTTTAGAGACTTGGTCGGTTAACTTGATTATTGATATTAAAAGACCAGTCCGACCGACTGCACACGCTACCTTTTAGCCTTGTGTTACCCACAATCTCTGTCATCTAATGTAAATGATATTAGCTAACCTCTTTCTTTATGTCAAAATTATCATcccattctgcttcttttccTCTAGGGCTCTgagcattattttattttttcatcctCAGATTCATTGGCCATTACTAATCTGTAattcatgattttttaaaatttaaaatttcattcatcatcatcaaccaacattgttaaatttattaagttcaattttaaaaggcataaaaactcaattaaagaatataaaccaaatatacaattatattcataaaatcatattaacaattaaatttaatcaaataaatttaactgccaataacaaatattcaaaatccagtagaaaataaaattgatcaattcaaaaaattgaaataacTACTAGCCAAGTTTAACCTACAATTTATGCTTATAGAAACACATAGTTTGAGTGTTTATTAATGTGCATTGAGGAAGTTGCAATTTCAATCTAAGTTCTTGAATGCCATAAATTACAGGTTCTATTTCACCAACAGAATAAAGAAAAATGCAAATAAAGGCTTTTTCATAGCAAACCACAAGAAGAAAACACATAGCTGTAAAAGCAGTGTCCAACACTCGAATGATTAGTTCAGCATAACATGATGCTTAATGGAGATGCACTTCATTAATAGAGTCTATAGTGtatgaaaaacaaagaaaaaaactcTCAAATTTGAAGCCTACTGATATCTTCTGATTGAGCTATGAAGAATACAAAATCTCAAGAATAGAGGATCCTATGGAAGTTAATAGCACCCTATGCTCAAGTTTTTGACATGATTAGGACTCGATGTTCAGATTCAACTCGTAGCCGGGACAGTTGTTGGCCTAGCATCTTCAGCCTTCTCATGTTCTTTGTTTAACATCTGGATAAAACCCAAAATTGCTGGTCAGAACAGTCTATAAGGTTCAGCATGGTTTAAATATCGGGGAAACTGAAAGCAAGTCTCTGACCTTGTTATTGATCAAATTATGGAGCGCAATGACACTTCGGATGAGAGATGACAAATATATAACCAACATCATATCATTGGTTTTTACTGCAGAATAGAGGAAAATATGGATcaatgaatttcaaaagttaaaACATGTCGGTATCTAATCTGAAAGAACATGAGCATGTTAAGCGAATTTTTGTGAAACGTGTGGTTAATTTTGTATTACCTGCAAAAGCCTTGATTAGGTCGTTTACGTTTAGGTTTGGCAGCAAGTTGAACACATCCTGCAGTTTAAACATGGAAAAATAGTAACAACAGTATGGCAGACATTAACCAATCCAAATAGGCTTAAAATTATAAACTGTTGTCGATGTTCTGGATAAATCAGGTAGATAGATAAGTTCAAAGGGATAAAAGTACCATGAGGCCCCTGTgctaggagtcagattgcattttgccccctttaCTAAAAAACTAGGCAAATTAATTCCTATATGTTTGATCAAAATGCAAACTGATCTTTTCCtgttaaatttttattcatttctactgttaaaaactactATGGATAACTATATGACCACATAGTTACACGTGGTACCTCATTTTGAGGTACATGGACCAATTTTTAAcggtagaaatgaatgaaatttttaatagagagatcaatttgttttttttatctaaCGTAGAGGGACTAAGTTTCCCATTTTTTAAGTAAAGGAGCCAAAATGCAATCTGATTTCTAACATAGAGGCCTCCATGGTACTCTTACCATTCAAGGGAAATCTATGCAATCAAGTATTAAAGACTTAAAGTTAATAACTTCAAATGCTTTTTCACTTTCAACTTTCACTGAAATTAGTTTACCTGTAAATGGTACAGTATTTCATGATTCAATGGAAGCTTCTCATCGATAACAAGGTCAAGGTAAGAACGTATCTCTTTTAACCTTGCATCTAAACCCTTCAAAGCTGTGAGTTTTCCAGTTACCTGTCATTAAAACCAAGGTATATATACTCCTATTGTAAAAATTTTCCATAAAAGTAAAAGCTCTATTACTAATtggaattgaaaaataataataaagaaaggtAAAAAGACCTCAGTTGCAAGTGTACTAATGGTTGTATCTTTTACATCCCTTAGCAAGTGTTCAACTCCTGTTTGTGAATGAAAATGGAGTTATATtggtaacaaaaataaaaaaaggggtaaCTTTCTGAAAAGATAGAAAATTCCATCCAAGGGCATACCGATCTCTTCAACTTCATGAGCAGCAATTTCTGAAGGAACATGAACGAAAATCTTTTGGCTCTTTTGAGTGGCATTCTGCAGCATTACTGGCATATTAGTTCAAATTCCCAACAAATACAAACAAAAGGCAGTAGcttcttaataaaaaaaagaactgCCTTTCCGCCTCAATGGTtgagctctctctctctctctccatcACGCAAATTTAAAAAAGATGCATACAGAATGGTTCTTACCTCCTTAACCTCTTCAACATCATAGTAGGCCTTACTAGGGATCCCCAACTCCTTAGGTTGGACATCGATGATGACCAAGACAGGATTCGGGACATAGCTGCAACACCAAAAGCACTTAGTTAAAAGATTGGACTTttaaaattgaagttaaaaatcatTTGAGAAACCACCATTAATAGAATCTTACTTGTGG contains:
- the LOC107891564 gene encoding 26S proteasome non-ATPase regulatory subunit 7 homolog A, producing MDVIKTQQISSRPIEKVIVHPLVLLSIVDNYNRVAKDTRKRVVGVLLGSSFKGTVDVSNSYAVPFEEDEKDPSIWFLDHNYHESMFSMFKRINAKEHVVGWYSTGPKLRENDLDIHRLFHNYVPNPVLVIIDVQPKELGIPSKAYYDVEEVKENATQKSQKIFVHVPSEIAAHEVEEIGVEHLLRDVKDTTISTLATEVTGKLTALKGLDARLKEIRSYLDLVIDEKLPLNHEILYHLQDVFNLLPNLNVNDLIKAFAVKTNDMMLVIYLSSLIRSVIALHNLINNKMLNKEHEKAEDARPTTVPATS